Proteins co-encoded in one Flavobacterium sp. M31R6 genomic window:
- a CDS encoding FAD-binding oxidoreductase, whose product MQLSYWELKNWFTNIDFTIVGSGIVGLHAGLRLREKHPDSKILILEKGMLPQGASTKNAGFACFGSISEIIEDLKTHTEEEVIQLIQKRWNGLQLLRKRLGDNTIDFKPYGGYELFLKDDESSFSECSNKLSFINQILKPLFKSDVFAKEVDRFGFGDINEYLIFNPFEAQIDTGNMMQALLKQAYEKDILILNQQTVTSFLDKENGVEVALDDFSFTTKKLLFATNGFANELTKGGVKPARAQVLITEPIPNLDIKGTFHLDRGYYYFRNIGDRILLGGGRNLDFETETTTEFGQTEIVQKKLEDLLKKVILPNQDVRIEHRWSGIMGIGNSKNPIVSQLSENVYCGVRLGGMGVAIGSLIGTELADLV is encoded by the coding sequence ATGCAACTAAGCTATTGGGAATTAAAAAATTGGTTTACTAATATAGACTTCACTATTGTCGGCAGTGGTATTGTGGGTTTACATGCTGGCTTGCGTTTGCGTGAAAAACACCCTGACAGCAAAATATTGATACTCGAAAAAGGAATGTTACCGCAAGGAGCCAGTACCAAAAATGCTGGATTTGCCTGCTTCGGCAGTATTTCAGAAATCATCGAAGATTTAAAAACACATACCGAGGAAGAAGTTATCCAACTCATCCAAAAAAGATGGAATGGCCTACAATTATTGAGAAAACGTCTTGGCGACAATACAATAGATTTCAAACCTTATGGTGGTTATGAGTTGTTTTTAAAGGATGATGAAAGCAGTTTCAGCGAATGTTCCAATAAGTTGTCGTTTATAAATCAAATCTTAAAACCACTTTTCAAATCCGATGTATTTGCCAAAGAAGTTGATCGTTTCGGTTTCGGAGACATCAACGAATATTTGATTTTCAATCCTTTTGAAGCTCAAATTGACACTGGAAACATGATGCAAGCCTTATTAAAACAAGCCTATGAGAAAGATATTTTAATCCTGAACCAACAAACCGTTACCTCTTTTTTAGATAAAGAAAATGGTGTTGAAGTTGCACTCGACGATTTTAGTTTTACTACCAAAAAATTATTGTTTGCCACCAATGGTTTTGCCAATGAACTAACCAAAGGCGGAGTAAAACCAGCAAGAGCTCAGGTTTTAATCACAGAACCTATTCCGAATTTAGACATAAAAGGAACTTTCCATCTAGATAGAGGTTACTATTATTTTAGAAATATTGGTGATCGTATACTGCTTGGAGGCGGTAGAAATCTGGATTTTGAAACCGAAACCACTACAGAATTTGGACAAACAGAAATTGTACAAAAAAAATTGGAAGACTTATTAAAAAAAGTAATTTTGCCCAATCAAGATGTCCGAATTGAACACCGCTGGAGTGGAATTATGGGCATTGGAAACAGCAAAAACCCTATTGTTTCCCAACTCTCTGAAAACGTGTATTGTGGCGTTAGACTAGGCGGAATGGGAGTGGCAATAGGCAGTTTAATAGGAACCGAACTCGCAGATTTAGTATAA